The nucleotide window ATTGCCCGGACCTGTAATTTTATCGACAGGGGCAATTGTTTCCGTCCCGTATGCTAATGCAGCAATCGCCTGTGCACCGCCTACTTTGTAAATTTCCGTCACACCTAAAATATGTGCTGCAACGAGTACAGCTTCCGGCAATTTCCCGTCATTTCCAGCAGGTGATGTAATGACAATACGTTTTACTCCCGCAACTTGTGCCGGGATGACATTCATTAATACGGAAGAAGGATACGCAGCAGATCCGCCAGGTACATATAACCCTACTGCATCAAGCGGTGTAATCCTTTGACCTAAATACGACCCGTCTTCTAGCGGCAACTTGAAGCCCGTACGTTTTTGTTCATTATGATAACGGTAAATATTATCTGCCGCTTCCTGTAAATCGCCGTATAATTGCGGATCAAAATTTTTAACCGCTTCAACGATTTCACTTTCGGCTACGCGCAAGTGTTCAGGTGCAAAGCCATCCCATTTTTCACTGTAATATTTAATCGCCGCATCACCTTTTGTACGCACATCCTGAATGACTTCACGTACTGTTTGCAGCTGCTGTTCATTGCCTTGCTCGAGTTGGCGTTTTAAAGAAATATCATTATCCAAAATTGTTATTTTCATCTCGTTAGCCCCTCTTATTTCACACATTTTTTCAAGCGTGTAACTAAATCTTGAATGCGGTCACTTTTCATCCGATAGCTTACAGGATTTGCGATTAATCGGGATGAAACTTCGGCGATATGCTCATATTCCACTAAGCCGTTCTCCTTCAGTGTACGTCCCGTTGAAACGATATCGACAATGCGATCGGCCAGGCCAATCATCGGTGCCAGTTCAATCGATCCGTTCAGTTCAATGATCTCAACCTGCTCGCCGATTCCTTTGTAATACTTCATCGCAATATTCGGATACTTCGTCGCAATCCGCGGCGCAATTTCATTAATCGTTGTGTTCGGCAAACCTGCTGAAGCGATATAGCATTCACTGATTTTCAGATCGAGCAGCTCATGTACAGTTCGGCGCTGCTCAAGTAAAACATCTTTACCCGCAATTCCGATATCCGCAACCCCATGCTCGACATAAACCGGTACGTCCATCGGTTTCGCTAAAATAAAGCTGATGTTTTCCTCAGGTATTTCAATCATAAGTTTACGCGACATTTCCACTTCTTCAGGAAGGTTAAAGCCAGCCTCCAGCAGCATTTCATAAGCTTCTTCGAAAATACGGCCTTTTGGCATCGCAATTGTTAGCTGTGTCATTTATTTACGCCTCCCTGCTATTGTATTCATTAACGATTTTAAAGTGAGCTTTTAATGCTTCGATATTTTCGATGCCTTCATATGATTGGAAAGTCACTTGCTTTCCTTGTTCACGCAGCAGCTGTACTGCCTGTAGTGCTTCTGCAAAACGCTCAGCCGCGAACAATACAAGCACTTCATCTTTGTCGATGTTGATTTTCGGCATTGCTTCGAATACACGGTCAACACGCAAACCAAAACCTGTTGCACCTGTCTGCGAACCAAAATGCTGCATTAGGCCGTCATAACGTCCGCCGTTTCCTAACGGGAATCCGCTGCCAGAAGCAAACACTTCAAATAACATCCCTGTGTAATAACTCATATGGCTTGATAATGTGAAATCGAATGCGATGTACTCCTCATAACCGGCCGCATCCAATATTTTGGCCAAGTTCCGCATATATTCCAGCGCATCATTTTTGCGCACATATTTCTCCATTGCTTCGATTGAAGGAAGGCTGATCGCATCTTCAATATAGGCCAACAGTGCATCGGATTTTGTTTTCGGCAAATCAAATGCCAGTACCGCTTCTTCAAACCCGACGAAATTCCGTTGTACAAGAAGATCATTTAAATCATCTGCCTGTGCATCACTTTCTGTATAGTCCTTCAAAATGCAGCTCAATACACCTGCATGTCCGATTGTTACTTTGAAATCTGTAATTTGATAAGCCTTTACTAAATCGATTGCCGTCATGATCACTTCCGCATCGGCATACACGGAATTGTCACCAATCAGTTCAATCCCCATCTGATCAAATTCAGCCGGGCGACCGCCTTCACGCTGCTGTGCACGGAACACATTTGCAAAATAGGCAAGGCGTTGCGGAATTTTCTCTTTCAGTAATTTCGATGTGGCAACACGGGCAATCGGTGTTGTCATATCAGGTCGTAGTACAAGAGTATTTCCTTGGCTATCAACCAATTTAAAAAGTCGGGCATCGGAAATTGCAGATGCTTTTCCGACCGTATCGTAATATTCAACAGATGGTGTTTTTATAAATTCATAGCCGCGCTCACGTAGCAGTGTTCGTCCTGTTGAGCGGATCAGTTCAAGTTTTTCATAAATTTCCGGTAATGTATCACGCATTCCAAGTGGCTTTTCAAACATTTTAATCGATGACATTTTCACACATCCTAATTTTTGTACTTGGTTAAATTCTGTATACTGCACTTTAGTATACTAGAGTGTTAAATCACTAGTGTATGAAAGTATTTTACTGCTACTTATGTTCGTAGTCAATGGATTCATACAAATATTTAGTTTATTTAATTTTCTGATATATTTTTATATTATACATCATATTTTGCCAAATTAAGTTATGTGGCGGAAAAGACATAAAAAAATACCCATCTCCGCGTTAGTTGGAAATGGATATTTTACTTTTAATTTTGCCAAACCGGCTTATCGTTCTTTTTCCGTTCTGCCATTTGTTCTGCAGTAAAGATAATGCGCATCGGGTTGCCGCCTGCCATTGCGCCTGCCGGTACGTCCTTATGCACCAATGTCGCCGCAGAAACGATTGCCCCGTCTCCTATTTTCACTCCCGGTAATATCGTCGAGTTTGCACCAACCATTACATTGCTGCCAATTTCGACATCACCGAGACGGTATTCTTCTATTAAATATTCATGCGCTAAAATTGTCGTATTAAAGCCGATGATTGAATTATCCCCGACTGTAATACGTTCCGGAAACATGGAATCCGGCATGACCATCAATGCCAACGATGCCTGCTTGCCGATTTTCATTTTTAAAAACGTACGGTACAGCCAGTTTTTCCAAGCCATAACCGGGGTAACCCTTCCAATTTGGATGACAATAAAGCATTTCATCACTTTCCAAAAGGAAACGGTATTATAAACTTTCCATAATGAATTCGCACCTTGAACTTTGTAGCGTTCTGTTCTGCGCATGCCTACTCCCCTTTCACAATATCCAATAAATCACGCATATGATGAAGCATATAAGTCGGCTCATAGGACATTAAATAGTCGACACCTTTAGCAGACCACGCAACGCCCGCTGTTCGGACACCTGCATTTTTCCCGCCTTCAATATCATGCGAATTGTCGCCGATCATGATCGCTTCCTCTTTAGCGACGCCCAGCTTTTCAAGTGCTACTAGAACCGGCTCCGGATGTGGTTTCACATGCTCCACATCATCAAAACCGACAATGACATCAAAATACTGTTCGGCACAAAGTACTTTTAAACCGCGTGCAAGGCTTTCTCTTGCTTTCGTTGAAACAATCGCCAGTTTGATGCCTAAATTATGGAGCTCTTCCAATGTTTCGACTACTGCATCATAGCTTGTTACTAAACGGTCATGGTTGAGTGCGTTCCATTCTTTGTATTTCCCGATCATTACATCAGTTTCGCCCGGTGTCAGTTCGTCAAATGTCTGTTTTAATGACGGACCGATGAATCTCAGGCAGTCTTCTGTCGAATATTGCCCGGGAAATTTTTCGTCAAAAATATACATGAATGTCTGGATAATTAAATCATTTGTATTTAATAATGTGCCGTCAAAATCAAACAACAATGCTTTTGTTTTCATGCTGAAGTATGCTCCCTTTTAAAAAACCGCTCGCACTAATGCAAACGGTGTTAAATAGTATTTCCCTAAATGACGGTGATTTTTATTTCAAAAATTATCCCCTACATAATAGGGGGTTGATTTCCATTCCGGGGAGTACGCTTTCCGCGGGCGTGAGGCCAACAGGATGTTGGTCACAAAAGCGTTGCCACAGGACGTGGCGTTCTTAGCTTTTGTTCCTAGTCTCAGGCGTCACGCTATTCCCGCAGGAAACGCAGTTTGTAGCGAAAGGCGTTAGCCGTCAGCTACACTCGACTCCCCTCCATTCCAATCAACCAGCTTTTTTATTTATTTCGTTTAATTACTTAACATCTTACTAAAATTATTTCTTCTTGCTCTTCTTATTTTTACTATTATTTTTCGTCGCAGCCGGCTTTTCTTCATCTAAATAGTGGATAACCG belongs to Solibacillus sp. FSL W7-1436 and includes:
- the hisG gene encoding ATP phosphoribosyltransferase; its protein translation is MTQLTIAMPKGRIFEEAYEMLLEAGFNLPEEVEMSRKLMIEIPEENISFILAKPMDVPVYVEHGVADIGIAGKDVLLEQRRTVHELLDLKISECYIASAGLPNTTINEIAPRIATKYPNIAMKYYKGIGEQVEIIELNGSIELAPMIGLADRIVDIVSTGRTLKENGLVEYEHIAEVSSRLIANPVSYRMKSDRIQDLVTRLKKCVK
- a CDS encoding ATP phosphoribosyltransferase regulatory subunit; translation: MSSIKMFEKPLGMRDTLPEIYEKLELIRSTGRTLLRERGYEFIKTPSVEYYDTVGKASAISDARLFKLVDSQGNTLVLRPDMTTPIARVATSKLLKEKIPQRLAYFANVFRAQQREGGRPAEFDQMGIELIGDNSVYADAEVIMTAIDLVKAYQITDFKVTIGHAGVLSCILKDYTESDAQADDLNDLLVQRNFVGFEEAVLAFDLPKTKSDALLAYIEDAISLPSIEAMEKYVRKNDALEYMRNLAKILDAAGYEEYIAFDFTLSSHMSYYTGMLFEVFASGSGFPLGNGGRYDGLMQHFGSQTGATGFGLRVDRVFEAMPKINIDKDEVLVLFAAERFAEALQAVQLLREQGKQVTFQSYEGIENIEALKAHFKIVNEYNSREA
- a CDS encoding acyltransferase gives rise to the protein MRRTERYKVQGANSLWKVYNTVSFWKVMKCFIVIQIGRVTPVMAWKNWLYRTFLKMKIGKQASLALMVMPDSMFPERITVGDNSIIGFNTTILAHEYLIEEYRLGDVEIGSNVMVGANSTILPGVKIGDGAIVSAATLVHKDVPAGAMAGGNPMRIIFTAEQMAERKKNDKPVWQN
- the ppaX gene encoding pyrophosphatase PpaX gives rise to the protein MKTKALLFDFDGTLLNTNDLIIQTFMYIFDEKFPGQYSTEDCLRFIGPSLKQTFDELTPGETDVMIGKYKEWNALNHDRLVTSYDAVVETLEELHNLGIKLAIVSTKARESLARGLKVLCAEQYFDVIVGFDDVEHVKPHPEPVLVALEKLGVAKEEAIMIGDNSHDIEGGKNAGVRTAGVAWSAKGVDYLMSYEPTYMLHHMRDLLDIVKGE